From Polaribacter butkevichii, a single genomic window includes:
- a CDS encoding M20 family metallo-hydrolase → MRIEKLTENAISLLKNLIETQSFSTEEHNTAKLIEGWFIENEIPFKRTKNNIWATNKHFDESKPTLLLNSHHDTVHPNSAYTKDPLKAIVEDGKLYGLGSNDAGGCLVSLIATFTNFYAQENLKYNLVIVASAEEENSGPDGLNSMLAIIPDIDVAIVGEPTLMNLAVAEKGLVVFDAVVEGTPSHAAHPNNNNAIYNTIEVLQWFKDFKFDKPSVALGDVKMTVTQINAGKQHNVVPAHVDLVVDVRVNDAYSNKEIADILQEKSPCTKITPRSLRLNSSSISTNHDLVKAGIAMGRATYGSPTLSDQSVLSCQSLKLGPGDSTRSHSADEFIYLSEIEEGIKIYVELLNRVIV, encoded by the coding sequence ATGAGGATCGAAAAATTAACAGAAAACGCAATTTCACTTTTAAAGAATTTGATTGAAACCCAATCTTTTTCTACAGAAGAGCACAATACAGCCAAACTTATAGAAGGATGGTTTATAGAAAATGAAATTCCGTTTAAAAGAACAAAAAATAATATTTGGGCAACCAACAAACATTTTGATGAAAGCAAACCAACCTTATTGCTAAACTCTCATCATGATACAGTTCACCCAAACTCTGCGTATACAAAAGATCCTTTAAAAGCGATTGTAGAAGACGGAAAATTATACGGTTTAGGTTCTAATGATGCCGGTGGATGTTTGGTTTCCTTAATAGCAACTTTTACTAATTTTTACGCACAAGAAAACTTAAAATACAACTTGGTTATTGTAGCTTCTGCAGAAGAAGAAAACAGCGGACCAGATGGATTAAATAGTATGTTAGCCATCATTCCGGATATTGATGTAGCCATTGTTGGCGAACCTACATTAATGAATTTAGCAGTTGCAGAAAAAGGATTAGTAGTTTTTGATGCCGTTGTAGAAGGAACTCCAAGTCATGCTGCGCACCCAAATAACAACAATGCTATTTATAATACCATAGAAGTATTACAATGGTTTAAAGATTTTAAATTCGACAAACCTTCTGTTGCTTTAGGCGATGTAAAAATGACGGTTACTCAAATTAATGCAGGAAAACAACACAATGTTGTTCCTGCTCATGTAGATTTAGTTGTTGATGTTCGTGTAAACGATGCATATTCTAATAAAGAAATTGCTGATATTTTACAAGAAAAATCGCCTTGTACAAAAATTACACCTAGAAGTTTACGCTTAAACTCCTCTTCTATTTCTACCAATCACGATCTAGTAAAAGCAGGTATTGCCATGGGAAGAGCAACTTATGGTTCTCCTACTTTATCTGATCAATCTGTTTTAAGTTGCCAATCTTTAAAATTAGGCCCTGGAGACAGTACACGTTCTCATTCTGCCGATGAATTTATATATTTGTCTGAAATTGAAGAAGGAATTAAAATATATGTAGAATTGTTAAATCGTGTAATAGTTTAA
- a CDS encoding DUF2141 domain-containing protein has protein sequence MKFIFAILATAMLFITNKVTAQNNTITATVVNITSDTGKVAFALYDKTNFRMKPLQSNNVMINSGKSTVTFKNVEPGEYAIICFHDKNENHKMDFKTNGMPLEDYGASNNVMSFGPPKFDDAKFSVTDKNVSLEIKF, from the coding sequence ATGAAATTTATCTTCGCAATTTTAGCAACCGCAATGTTATTTATTACAAACAAAGTAACAGCTCAAAACAACACCATAACAGCAACTGTTGTAAATATTACTTCAGATACTGGTAAAGTAGCTTTTGCTTTGTATGACAAAACTAATTTTAGAATGAAGCCATTACAGTCTAATAATGTGATGATTAACAGCGGTAAAAGTACAGTAACTTTTAAAAATGTAGAACCTGGCGAATATGCCATTATTTGTTTTCATGATAAAAATGAGAATCATAAAATGGATTTTAAAACGAATGGAATGCCTTTAGAGGATTATGGAGCTTCTAATAATGTAATGAGTTTTGGTCCACCTAAATTTGACGATGCAAAATTTAGTGTTACTGATAAAAATGTATCTTTAGAAATTAA
- a CDS encoding glutamate-5-semialdehyde dehydrogenase, whose product MNTLLSIETRNAVLLTMAELLEKERKAIISINKKDLEAYKGDDISMFDRLKADDKKVDEMIAAAKHLASQDDPVGVERFSFKHDNGMQVYNKTASFGTILIIYESRPDVTVEAAGIAFKSGNKILLKGGKESLQSNLKIVELWHQALKMHNASTDWVEYLQFNRTETQAFLEKPTQKVDLIVPRGGERLIAFVKEHATCPVIISGRGNNFVYVEKEADLDIAVDVIINGKSKISACNAVDKVLIDKNLPNKEAFINKLIAKLNAAKIQVLGDATVAKNHKLEEISSNEVWYEEFLDYKIVIGEIASNADAIAMINKYAGGHSAAIITKEIKVAKVFMENVDTAVVYHNASTRFTDGGQLGLGGELAISTDKLHQRGPIGLQHLVTNKWYVHGNGQVRS is encoded by the coding sequence ATGAACACGTTATTATCCATAGAAACTAGAAACGCCGTACTACTTACAATGGCAGAACTTCTTGAAAAAGAAAGAAAAGCTATTATTAGCATCAACAAAAAAGATTTAGAAGCGTATAAAGGTGATGACATTTCTATGTTTGATCGTTTAAAAGCAGATGATAAGAAGGTTGATGAAATGATTGCTGCTGCTAAACATTTAGCTTCGCAAGATGACCCTGTAGGTGTAGAGCGTTTTAGCTTTAAGCATGATAACGGAATGCAAGTGTATAACAAAACAGCTTCTTTTGGTACGATTCTTATTATTTATGAATCGAGACCAGATGTTACTGTAGAAGCAGCCGGTATTGCATTTAAATCTGGAAATAAAATATTATTAAAAGGTGGTAAAGAATCTTTACAATCTAATTTAAAAATTGTAGAATTATGGCACCAGGCTTTAAAAATGCACAATGCTTCTACAGATTGGGTAGAATATTTACAATTTAACAGAACAGAAACACAAGCATTTTTAGAAAAACCAACTCAGAAAGTAGATTTAATTGTACCAAGAGGTGGAGAACGTTTGATTGCTTTTGTGAAAGAACATGCTACTTGCCCCGTTATTATTAGCGGACGAGGAAACAACTTTGTGTATGTAGAAAAAGAAGCCGATTTAGATATTGCTGTTGATGTAATTATCAACGGAAAATCTAAAATATCTGCTTGTAATGCAGTTGATAAAGTATTAATTGATAAAAACTTACCAAATAAAGAAGCGTTTATCAATAAACTAATTGCTAAATTAAATGCTGCTAAAATTCAGGTTTTAGGGGATGCAACTGTTGCTAAAAACCATAAATTAGAAGAGATTTCATCAAATGAAGTTTGGTACGAAGAGTTTTTAGATTATAAAATTGTTATTGGTGAAATAGCTTCTAATGCTGACGCTATTGCCATGATTAACAAATATGCTGGCGGACATTCTGCTGCCATTATTACAAAAGAAATTAAAGTTGCTAAAGTATTTATGGAAAACGTAGATACTGCAGTGGTTTATCATAATGCTTCTACTCGTTTTACAGATGGTGGTCAATTAGGTTTGGGTGGCGAATTAGCGATTAGTACAGACAAATTACACCAACGTGGGCCAATTGGTTTACAACACTTGGTTACCAACAAATGGTACGTTCATGGAAACGGACAAGTGAGAAGTTAA
- a CDS encoding aspartate aminotransferase family protein produces MPLFNVYPLYNVTPVKAKGVYVYDDNKTEYLDLYGGHAVISIGHSHPKYVEAVSKQVSKLGFYSNAIQNPLQVQLANKLEALSGCKDYELFLCNSGAEANENALKLASFKTNKSRVIAFRNGFHGRTSAAVAATDNKNIIAPINAQQKVTILDLNDIDSVKTELEKGDVCAVIVEFIQGVGGLDQATAEFFEQVDVLCKANNTFFIADEVQSGYGRSGKFFAFQHYNVTPDVISIAKGMGNGFPIGGILIHPSIESKFGMLGTTFGGNHLACAAGLAVLNVIEEENLIDNVNEMSCYFLKIAKTIPQIKNIKGKGLMLGLEFDFEVGELRKKLIYDYQIFTGGAMNKNLLRILPPLTINKGHINQFFEALVEALEE; encoded by the coding sequence ATGCCATTATTTAACGTTTACCCTTTATATAATGTAACTCCAGTAAAAGCAAAAGGAGTTTATGTTTATGATGATAATAAAACAGAATATTTAGACTTGTACGGAGGTCATGCCGTAATTTCTATTGGTCATTCGCATCCTAAATATGTAGAAGCTGTTTCTAAGCAGGTTTCTAAATTAGGTTTTTATTCGAATGCAATTCAGAATCCTTTACAAGTTCAATTAGCTAATAAATTAGAAGCACTTTCTGGTTGTAAAGACTACGAATTATTTTTATGTAATTCTGGTGCAGAGGCTAATGAAAATGCTTTAAAATTAGCTTCTTTTAAAACCAATAAATCTAGAGTTATTGCTTTTAGAAATGGTTTTCATGGTAGAACTTCTGCTGCGGTTGCTGCAACTGATAATAAAAATATTATTGCACCAATTAACGCACAACAAAAAGTTACTATTTTAGATTTAAATGATATTGATAGCGTAAAAACAGAACTAGAAAAAGGAGATGTTTGTGCCGTTATTGTAGAGTTTATACAAGGAGTTGGTGGTTTAGACCAAGCAACTGCAGAATTTTTTGAACAAGTAGATGTACTTTGTAAAGCAAATAATACTTTTTTTATTGCGGATGAAGTACAGTCTGGTTACGGTAGATCTGGTAAGTTTTTTGCTTTTCAGCATTATAATGTAACTCCAGATGTTATTTCTATTGCTAAAGGAATGGGAAATGGTTTTCCTATTGGAGGAATTTTAATTCACCCAAGCATCGAATCTAAATTTGGAATGTTAGGAACTACTTTTGGAGGAAATCACTTGGCTTGTGCTGCAGGTTTAGCTGTTTTAAATGTTATTGAAGAAGAAAACTTAATAGACAACGTAAATGAAATGTCTTGCTATTTCTTAAAAATTGCAAAGACAATTCCGCAGATAAAAAATATTAAAGGAAAAGGATTAATGCTTGGTTTAGAGTTCGACTTTGAAGTTGGAGAATTACGCAAGAAATTAATTTACGATTATCAGATATTTACTGGTGGCGCCATGAATAAAAATTTGTTAAGAATTTTACCTCCATTAACTATCAATAAAGGGCACATCAATCAGTTTTTTGAAGCTTTGGTTGAAGCCTTGGAAGAGTAA
- the proB gene encoding glutamate 5-kinase, whose translation MQKKKRILLKIGSNTLTKETDNISRGKIEDIANQIAKLQDTCEFIIVSSGAIAVAKQFVKLESKHEEVFVKQALASIGQPHLIRIYQEIFREYGLLSSQCLLSYSDFEKQQSKTNIVNTINVLVNNNYIPIINENDTVATDEIQFGDNDKLAALTATLLNVDLLIIATNTNGIYTKESFKNNAPETILVVEDFDHLKDEVVNSKSSHGSGGMASKIEAAELAKNANIETWIVNGLEDNFITNAFDNKVAFTKIK comes from the coding sequence ATGCAAAAAAAGAAACGAATTTTACTAAAAATAGGTTCTAACACACTTACTAAAGAAACAGATAATATTTCTAGAGGTAAAATTGAAGATATTGCAAACCAAATTGCAAAACTACAAGATACTTGCGAGTTTATTATTGTGAGTTCTGGCGCTATTGCTGTTGCAAAACAGTTTGTAAAATTAGAAAGCAAACACGAAGAAGTTTTTGTAAAACAGGCTTTGGCTTCTATTGGTCAGCCACATTTAATTAGAATCTATCAAGAAATTTTTAGAGAATACGGTTTGTTGAGTTCTCAATGCCTTCTCTCCTATTCAGATTTTGAAAAGCAACAAAGTAAAACCAATATTGTAAACACAATTAATGTGTTGGTAAACAATAATTACATTCCAATTATTAACGAAAATGATACGGTTGCAACCGATGAAATTCAGTTTGGTGATAATGATAAACTAGCCGCTTTAACGGCTACTTTATTAAATGTAGATTTGCTAATTATTGCCACAAACACCAACGGAATTTACACCAAAGAGTCTTTTAAAAACAACGCGCCAGAAACTATTTTGGTGGTTGAAGATTTTGACCATTTAAAGGATGAAGTTGTAAATTCTAAATCATCCCACGGAAGTGGTGGAATGGCTTCTAAAATTGAAGCTGCAGAACTTGCAAAAAACGCAAACATAGAAACTTGGATTGTAAATGGTTTAGAAGACAATTTTATAACCAATGCTTTTGATAATAAGGTTGCGTTTACAAAAATAAAATAA
- a CDS encoding acetylornithine carbamoyltransferase, with protein sequence MKNYISISDIEHIDNWILEAKEIKRKPLSNNHLGKNKTLGLLFFNSSLRTRLSTQKAALNLGMDPIVMNVSGDAWGIEFGDGTVMNGNTAEHIKEAAAVVSQYCDIIAVRAFPTLTDKELDESEQILNSFVQFASVPVVSMESATGHPLQGLTDAITISENTTKKKPKVVLSWAPHVKALPHAVGNSFVQAMQKMDVEFVIANPEGYNLNPEITKDTPIYHNQEEALKDADFVYTKNWSSYEDYGKVLKTDLDWMITKDKIGDAKFMHCLPVRRNVVVEDAVLDSDNSLVIEQANNRTYAAQLVLKKILENN encoded by the coding sequence ATGAAAAATTACATCTCTATAAGCGACATAGAACATATTGACAATTGGATTCTAGAAGCGAAAGAAATAAAAAGAAAACCTCTAAGTAATAATCACTTAGGAAAAAACAAAACATTAGGATTGTTATTCTTTAATTCGAGCTTACGTACGCGTTTAAGTACCCAAAAAGCAGCATTGAATTTAGGCATGGATCCTATTGTGATGAATGTTTCTGGTGATGCTTGGGGAATTGAATTTGGAGATGGAACTGTAATGAACGGAAACACAGCAGAACATATTAAAGAAGCTGCCGCTGTAGTATCTCAATATTGCGATATTATTGCTGTTAGAGCTTTTCCTACCTTAACGGATAAAGAACTAGACGAATCAGAACAGATTTTAAATTCATTTGTTCAATTTGCTTCTGTACCCGTTGTAAGCATGGAGAGTGCAACAGGTCACCCATTACAAGGGTTAACAGATGCTATTACTATTTCTGAAAATACAACCAAAAAGAAACCAAAAGTGGTTTTAAGTTGGGCGCCACATGTAAAAGCTTTACCACATGCGGTTGGAAATAGTTTTGTACAAGCTATGCAAAAAATGGATGTTGAATTTGTAATTGCAAATCCAGAAGGATATAATTTGAATCCAGAAATTACAAAAGACACACCTATTTATCACAATCAAGAAGAAGCTTTAAAAGATGCCGATTTTGTATATACTAAAAACTGGAGCTCTTATGAGGATTACGGAAAAGTATTAAAAACAGATTTAGATTGGATGATTACCAAAGACAAAATTGGTGATGCTAAGTTTATGCACTGCTTGCCGGTTAGAAGAAATGTTGTGGTAGAAGATGCCGTTTTAGATTCTGACAACTCTTTAGTTATTGAGCAAGCAAATAATAGAACTTATGCAGCTCAATTGGTATTAAAAAAGATATTAGAAAATAACTAA
- a CDS encoding GNAT family N-acetyltransferase: protein MEIVIANKSHTVYADIICKTIEDAAQVRGTGIAKRKPEYVATKMENGNAVIALDNGKFAGFCYIEQWGHGKFVANSGLIVHPDYRNIGLAKSIKQVIFKHSRTKFPDAKVFSITTGLAVMKLNSDLGYKPVTFSELTDDQSFWDGCQTCRNYDVLTRTDRKMCLCTGMLFDPKNNNKEASKEVKENVFQKLKNIKQNLFLKKDKK from the coding sequence ATGGAAATTGTAATTGCTAACAAATCACATACTGTTTACGCAGATATTATTTGCAAAACAATAGAAGATGCTGCTCAGGTTAGAGGAACAGGTATCGCAAAAAGAAAACCAGAATACGTTGCCACAAAAATGGAAAACGGTAATGCAGTAATTGCCTTAGATAATGGTAAATTTGCAGGGTTTTGCTATATAGAGCAATGGGGACACGGTAAATTTGTTGCCAACTCTGGTTTAATTGTACATCCCGATTATAGAAATATAGGACTTGCTAAATCTATTAAACAAGTAATCTTTAAGCATTCTAGAACTAAGTTTCCAGATGCAAAAGTTTTTAGTATTACTACTGGTTTAGCAGTAATGAAACTAAATAGCGATTTAGGGTACAAACCGGTAACTTTTTCTGAACTTACAGACGACCAAAGCTTTTGGGATGGTTGCCAAACGTGTAGAAACTATGATGTTTTAACAAGAACAGATAGAAAAATGTGTTTGTGTACAGGGATGTTGTTTGACCCAAAAAACAATAATAAAGAAGCGTCTAAAGAAGTAAAAGAGAACGTTTTTCAAAAATTAAAAAATATTAAACAGAACTTGTTTCTAAAAAAAGATAAAAAATGA
- the argC gene encoding N-acetyl-gamma-glutamyl-phosphate reductase, giving the protein MKKLEVGIIGGAGYTAGELIRLLLNHPETNINFVYSTSNAGNKLYKVHQDLIGDTEIDFTSKINTDVDVLFLCLGHGNSTAFLEKTTFSDKTKIIDLSNDFRLLADKNFEGKEFVYGLPELDKESIKTAKYIANPGCFATALQLAILPLAANGLLQNDIHINAVTGATGAGTSLSATTHFTYRDNNFSHYKAFNHQHLGEINQSVKRLQSDFNSEINFMPNRGNFSRGIFATTYTKFEGSIEEATKMYKEYYKDAAFTFVSDTDVHMKQVVNTNKCIIGLEKHGNKLLITSTIDNLLKGASGAAIQNLNLMYGFEESLGLNLKANYF; this is encoded by the coding sequence ATGAAAAAATTAGAAGTAGGAATTATAGGTGGCGCAGGTTATACAGCTGGTGAATTAATCAGATTATTATTGAATCACCCAGAAACAAATATCAATTTTGTGTACAGTACTTCTAATGCTGGCAATAAATTGTACAAAGTACATCAAGATTTAATTGGTGATACAGAAATAGATTTTACAAGCAAGATAAATACAGATGTTGATGTTTTATTTTTATGTTTAGGACATGGAAATTCAACTGCTTTTTTAGAGAAAACTACTTTTTCTGACAAGACAAAAATTATTGATTTAAGTAATGATTTTAGATTACTTGCTGATAAAAACTTTGAAGGAAAAGAATTTGTCTACGGTTTACCAGAACTAGACAAAGAAAGTATAAAAACAGCAAAATACATTGCAAACCCTGGTTGTTTTGCTACTGCTTTACAATTGGCAATTTTGCCTTTGGCTGCAAATGGGTTGTTACAAAATGACATTCATATTAATGCAGTAACTGGTGCAACTGGTGCAGGAACTTCGCTTTCTGCAACAACACATTTTACTTATAGAGATAATAATTTTTCTCATTACAAAGCATTTAATCATCAGCATTTAGGAGAAATTAATCAGTCTGTAAAGCGTTTACAAAGTGATTTTAATTCGGAAATTAACTTTATGCCAAATAGAGGTAATTTTTCTAGAGGAATTTTTGCAACCACTTACACAAAGTTTGAAGGTTCTATAGAAGAAGCTACTAAAATGTACAAAGAGTATTATAAAGATGCTGCTTTTACATTTGTTTCTGATACCGATGTTCACATGAAACAGGTTGTAAACACAAACAAGTGTATTATTGGTTTAGAAAAACACGGTAATAAATTACTAATTACAAGTACTATAGATAACCTTTTAAAAGGAGCTTCTGGAGCAGCAATTCAGAATCTTAATCTAATGTATGGTTTTGAAGAATCGTTAGGTTTAAATTTAAAAGCGAATTATTTTTAA
- the proC gene encoding pyrroline-5-carboxylate reductase gives MKVAIIGAGSLGQSIAKGLLKNKVVSSLYLTKRNTHSIKGFDDHNEVILTSNNEEAIKNSDILIFAVQPRHLENILNTVKPLLKENHVLISVITGFSLDKIEAIVGADKYIIRSMPNTAASVGQSMTCLSPNTKGKEKVELAKTIFNSLGLSMVIPEEQLQAATVICASGIAFWMRLIRATTQGAIQLGFEADVAHELAMQTCFGAATLLKESGRHPEAEIDRVTTPGGCTIEGLNEMEHQGLSSSLITGINKSFEKINQIKN, from the coding sequence ATGAAAGTAGCAATTATTGGAGCAGGAAGTTTAGGACAATCTATAGCCAAGGGTTTATTAAAAAATAAGGTGGTGAGTTCTTTGTATTTAACAAAAAGAAACACCCACTCTATTAAAGGTTTTGATGACCATAACGAAGTTATTTTAACTTCTAACAACGAAGAAGCTATTAAAAATTCTGATATTTTAATTTTTGCGGTACAACCACGCCATTTAGAAAATATCTTAAACACTGTAAAACCGTTGTTAAAAGAAAATCATGTTTTAATTTCTGTAATTACAGGATTTTCTCTAGATAAAATTGAAGCAATTGTTGGAGCCGACAAATATATTATTCGTTCTATGCCAAACACAGCTGCTTCTGTTGGGCAATCTATGACCTGTCTTTCTCCGAATACAAAAGGAAAAGAAAAAGTGGAATTGGCAAAAACTATTTTTAATAGTTTAGGGCTTTCTATGGTAATTCCGGAAGAACAATTACAAGCAGCTACGGTTATTTGTGCAAGTGGTATTGCTTTTTGGATGCGCTTAATCCGTGCAACAACACAAGGTGCTATTCAATTAGGTTTTGAAGCCGATGTGGCACATGAATTAGCAATGCAAACTTGTTTTGGAGCAGCTACTTTATTAAAAGAATCTGGCAGACACCCAGAAGCAGAAATAGACAGAGTAACCACTCCTGGTGGTTGTACAATTGAGGGTTTAAACGAAATGGAGCACCAAGGTTTAAGCTCGTCTTTAATTACAGGAATCAATAAATCTTTTGAGAAAATCAACCAAATAAAAAACTAA
- the argB gene encoding acetylglutamate kinase — MEKLSIIKIGGNIIEDETSLHAFLKLFSNLEGNKILVHGGGKRATHVASKLGIESKMVNGRRITNAETLEVITMVYGGLVNKNIVAKLQALQIDAIGLTGADINSIQSEKRPVKEVDFGFVGDVKKVASNAIDKLIKANFTPVFCAITHDGNGQLLNTNADTIASTIAVGMSKIYETSIYYCFELNGVLKDFNDKNSVVKYINTNTYKELLKDEIITDGMIPKIDNCFDALNNGVARVHIGNTSMLTKENDNFTTITL, encoded by the coding sequence ATGGAAAAACTATCAATCATAAAAATTGGAGGAAACATTATAGAAGATGAAACTTCTTTACATGCTTTTCTAAAATTATTTTCTAATTTAGAAGGGAACAAAATTTTAGTTCATGGAGGCGGAAAACGCGCTACTCATGTTGCTTCTAAATTAGGCATCGAGTCTAAAATGGTAAATGGTAGACGTATTACTAATGCAGAAACTTTAGAAGTAATTACCATGGTTTATGGTGGTTTGGTTAACAAAAATATAGTTGCTAAATTACAGGCATTACAAATAGATGCCATTGGTTTAACAGGTGCAGATATTAACAGCATACAATCAGAAAAAAGACCTGTAAAAGAAGTAGATTTTGGTTTTGTGGGTGATGTAAAAAAAGTAGCTTCTAATGCTATTGATAAATTAATAAAAGCCAATTTTACACCAGTATTTTGCGCTATTACGCACGATGGTAACGGTCAGCTACTAAACACCAATGCAGATACTATTGCAAGTACCATTGCAGTAGGAATGAGTAAAATCTACGAAACATCCATTTATTATTGTTTTGAATTGAATGGTGTTTTAAAAGATTTTAATGATAAAAATTCGGTAGTTAAATACATCAACACAAACACCTATAAAGAGTTGTTAAAAGATGAAATTATTACTGACGGAATGATTCCTAAAATAGACAATTGCTTTGATGCTTTAAACAACGGAGTAGCAAGAGTACATATAGGAAACACATCTATGTTGACAAAAGAAAACGATAATTTTACAACCATTACATTATAA
- a CDS encoding argininosuccinate synthase: MKKLVIAYSGGLDTSYCAVSLSKEYDVHAVSVNTGGFTTEEIKHIESNAYKMGVTTYKNIDAVATFYNKVVKYLIFGNVLKNATYPLSVSAERIIQAIEIVEYAKSIGAEYIAHGSTGAGNDQVRFDMIFQTLAPNIKIITPIRDQKLTRQEEIDYLKSEGIDMPWEKSKYSVNKGLWGTSVGGVETLKSELPLPSEAYPSQLEKEGEEKVTLTFKNGEFIALNGQENKPEVNIENLNNIASKFAIGRDIHVGDTIVGTKGRVGFEAAAALITVKAHHLLEKHTLTKWQLQHKEYLSSFYGMHLHEGQYLDPVMRDTEAFLQSSQKMVSGNVVVSLKPYHFSLDGIISDHDLMSSAFSTYGEENKAWTADDAKGFIKILGNQNKIYRQVNQ, encoded by the coding sequence ATGAAAAAATTAGTTATTGCGTATAGTGGTGGTTTAGATACTTCTTATTGTGCCGTTAGTTTATCAAAAGAATATGATGTGCATGCCGTAAGTGTTAACACTGGTGGATTTACAACAGAAGAAATTAAACATATAGAAAGTAACGCCTACAAAATGGGAGTTACTACTTATAAAAATATTGATGCCGTTGCTACTTTTTACAATAAAGTAGTAAAGTATTTAATTTTTGGTAACGTTCTAAAAAATGCTACTTATCCGCTTTCGGTAAGTGCAGAAAGAATTATTCAGGCAATTGAAATTGTTGAATATGCAAAAAGTATTGGTGCAGAATATATTGCACACGGAAGTACAGGTGCAGGAAATGATCAAGTACGTTTTGATATGATTTTTCAAACCTTAGCTCCTAATATTAAAATTATTACTCCTATTAGAGACCAAAAATTAACAAGACAAGAAGAAATAGATTATTTAAAGTCTGAAGGTATTGATATGCCTTGGGAAAAATCTAAATATTCGGTAAACAAAGGGCTGTGGGGAACGAGTGTTGGTGGAGTTGAAACATTAAAATCTGAACTTCCTTTACCTAGTGAAGCATACCCTTCTCAGTTAGAAAAAGAAGGTGAAGAAAAGGTTACCTTGACTTTTAAAAATGGTGAATTTATTGCCTTAAACGGACAAGAAAACAAACCAGAAGTAAATATTGAAAACCTAAATAATATTGCATCAAAATTTGCAATTGGTAGAGATATTCATGTTGGAGATACTATTGTGGGTACAAAAGGTAGAGTTGGTTTCGAAGCTGCTGCTGCTTTAATCACCGTAAAAGCACACCACTTGTTAGAGAAACATACCTTAACAAAATGGCAATTACAACACAAAGAGTATTTATCTAGTTTCTACGGAATGCATTTACATGAAGGTCAATATTTAGATCCTGTAATGAGAGATACCGAAGCTTTTTTACAAAGTTCTCAAAAAATGGTTTCTGGTAATGTAGTGGTTTCTTTAAAACCTTATCATTTTTCTTTAGACGGAATTATTTCTGATCACGATTTAATGTCTAGTGCATTTAGTACGTATGGTGAAGAAAATAAAGCTTGGACAGCTGATGATGCAAAAGGATTTATTAAAATCTTAGGAAATCAGAATAAAATATATAGACAAGTAAATCAATAG